The DNA segment gtgtgtccacaacacatgcggATCACAATCTATCGGGCCGCTCCGAAgagctataacgggaagctcgagagggctaatatcgagatgctctttcgagctatagtgtgtctgcaacatatgcagaactacaaccaattcgggaaactTACATCCATCGATTTTCCTTTGTTCAATGAGATTTATCATTTTATCGGGCATTATCAAATATATCCATATCAATTTCATATGCATGACAAAAATACAATTCACAAGTATAATCATGAATTTCATTCCATTCACtcgggatttattttcaatttatatcgagtattatcaatatttcataaattatcatgaattgaacattcaaattatattttcatcatataccacatattccaagtgtttaaaaatataattcaagttacacaaacttacctcattgatTGTTTgcgtttataatttcattaatccgatatcttttcttttccacaatCAAGCCTCGTATTTgtgtcgtccggatctttataaataaatttgatcatcattttcattcatttcatattctaatgcatttaattaatgctctaggcaaaattaccattttgcccttaaacttttaattaatgacgatttcatccttagggtcaggaaattaaaattcttgcaatttaatccttatttccagctattattatcatacttatcgataacagtccatgaattctataaaatatcagaattttttccataatttcaacacttttcaatttaatccctaaaacatgttttccccgatcttgaactaaattaataatttcattaaattttgtaatttaaataataaaataatccatttcatgcaatttggtcatttctgacatttttataaaattgcccataaagttttacttttattcaatttagtccttgagcctaaaacatgcaaattagccatgctaaatgaatattcatatatattttcctcctccccCTCTCctttccacatccttaatgtatataacacacttgtaagtaacattatttataatctttattatttacttttatgaatattcaagctgtccatctatgtcatagtcactaaattatttatatctggagctatataactccaaattaaaatccataaattttaccagaaactagactcatacctcttctcaccataaaaatttaataatttttggttgggccaattaatgcagtttattcattgaagtctcccctgttctgctgtctgacagttccgacccttcttcactaaaaattaattatctcctcgtacagaattcgaatgatgttaccgtttgtttctcttaaaaatatactcattcaggattataaatatataaatttaaacccataattatttttatccaattttttatgattttaaaaagtcaaaacaggggaacccaaaatcattctgaccttgtctcacaaaattcatcatatatcatgatttaaaattctattgcttacataatttcttctataagaaactagacttaataagatttaattttatattttattcatcctataattatatttctacaatttttgatgatttttcaaagttaaactactgctgctgtccaaaactgttttagtgcaagacattaattaccatgttataacacccttattttttttttctacaccatttcttatcattttctcttattttctcttcactaacatatcaagaatataggaccttatgtaagaaaactctactattacattatttccatgctttgtcaataataacaaacttaaaaacatattgaaatcttgatgtacttaccttgttctattgatactaatctttaacttgattttctctctcctccagcttctatttcttgaatccaacttgatattctaactcctcatggtctccttaacatttttctctcttagtagctatggaaattcttttgatttctaggtgaaaatggtgaatttttggtgtaaggaccaaattgtaaagaaaaaaaacttcttttcttcttcctctctctcacgttggtttgcatgggaaagaaaatatgatgattcttcatctttctttccttatatatactaaataaaataataataaaataataaaatatcatttaaaaatcaatttaaagtattaataaactaatatttatttatttaatttatttaaaatatctccaacatcatcattgtctctagatttctctctcttccaattgaccattttgcccttagtgatcttttaaaatttcattcttgagtcatcacttaatttggtaaaattaaaatttagtccctcataattcttgggccacaaaacttttctcacttttacaatttagtcctttcttgaatcagtatatcataatatacttcccagtgacataactcaatttttcctcttcttgtcactttatttccttattttactatattaaggataatatcttactgtagaaattttcagggtgttacactttgTCTCATCGATGATAATCACATTAATTGCAATTTTTTCAAGCAAAGATTGAAGCACTTTTCTGACTAGCTTCAAATGTTGACTATTCTTCACCAAATGCAAATGCTTGATTTATGATATCATACAACTTTGTTGAGAACTCATACATGGCTTCATTGTCTTGCATCTTCAAGGTCTTAAACCTTGTAGTCAACATTTGAAGCTTGGATTGTTTCAAAATATTGATTCCTTTATGAGCAGTTTATAATACAATCCAAGCTTATTTAGCAATAGTGCACTTAGAAATGCACCTGAATTCATAGGAGTCTACTATATAGAAAAATACATTAAGGGCCTTGGAGTTTGCATTAACTAGTTTTTCTTTATCACTAGTTCAACCCACTTCAAGTCTAAGGGTTCCATAACCAATAAATATTGAACACCAAGctttttcatccacaaacttGATAAAAGCCCTCATCATTTCCTTGTAGTAGGCATAATTTTTGCCATCTAACATAGGGAGTCTTgcaacaccccctaacccttatccgtccccggaataggattacgaggcattaccagtcaATACAGTTCAATTATAGACATTAATTAAAATGATTGTTTACACTTATCCTAAATTTAATAtatcgtccctttaatgggcccttgaagtccaatatgaacagtaaaattaattcgagactaatttaaaatcactacgaatttttctcaaaatttcaaaattttcctatcgAACAGtacccacaagcccgtgtggtctaggggacacacccgtgtcctttacccgtgtaactctctgacttattaCTTATGAACAAATTAgttccacacggctaagacacacgcccgtgtgctaggctgtatgGACTCAAAATGAGTCTTACAATTCAAGTTTACCAACCTTGCAAATCATAAACCATAAGCAATTCAATTTCTAAACTTTTAACATGTTACATAATCAACTATAATCATTTGTAACAATATTTACAATAATATCCCAAAATGACCACTTTTAACAtccaaatgccatttaccaaaGGAAAGTACTTTACcactttgagttcgggatcgtctTGGATGCTAGTCGTTAATCACTTTCGTatctaacctgcgcacggaaacaaaccgtacgctgagtatgcactcAATGGTATTTatataatccgaacacttaacAATATATCATACACTTAAATCATATGTCAATCacaattatataaatattcattacaaaaattaaatcttttataactcactcaatttttttctcatcTACTAACCCGATTAGCTttcaaaataaattcacaaatcatttgaacaataatattttccatttgtATCTAGTTCAGAGATACTTAATTCACATGTCTCACTCATACTTCAGTTCACTGttcaatatcaataaataatattcagctattTATTTCTCAATCAGTAATCTGTTTTATTCCAAGCTCATTATCAGTCAATATttttcaatatcaatcacatatatccatataaattcaattcaataacaattactAATACTTGCCTTAATTACTTACAATAACATATAAACCATGATATAAcagttaataattaaaattcagattaattaccaattcaatttaaattcaataccaatgctcaaatatcatataaattataaattcacaaatactcaattcaatatcaaatatactacacttatcttaattttcttaccataaacatttaaattaaaataaaataattaataattaaattcggattataaaaatacaaaccgtaatttctcGAATTATTCTTCGtccacattttcttttcctttcttcgtAGATGCCTCGGGTGAGATATTAGCTAcgaaaaattaatataatttttataatcattaatacaatactaatttacatttaatatttaaattcgttactcaatttctattcaattacaactttaatttcaaatttaatcttaactaaattcacttacttttctatctcaattcatactttgTTTCTACTTAATTttcaaccaaacttagacataactatctaaatttcatcataaaaatctaatttcgaaattcttgcaatttagtccctactatgtAAAACTaatagcttcttttacaatttaatcctttaatcaattctaactaaaaattctatcaattaaatccctaatttaatcatttgttcaacatgaactatactcaaaaacctaagaacttccaaaatCTCATCTTAATTTctacaaaactttgttctaaaacttctaaaacatcaaaattaaaagaaaaggacttaattaacTTACCTATTTAAATTCTAAGCTTTTAAATCCTagtttctccttttctttttctttcttattctttCTTTCCCACTGCCGGCGAAGCTtctgttctttttttcttcttttgtttctttctttatatatttattcttttattttattcattatatatatatatattaaactaaatatcTATTATACAATTAACTACACATATTTTTCATTACATTTGTACATCATCAATATCATACACTTGTCATTCAtctaatttatttatcaaataaaaattttataaaataattaattaacaaatatcaaataataaatatctatttaataatcaatatatatgataaatgtaCATTATATACATTGTTACATTTGTATATTATCATCACCCTACACttgtctttaatttaatttaataataataaataataaatatctatttacttaaataattaaataaaaaatattacaattGTATGTACATGATTTATCACACTTGTATTTTACTATCACCTTACATTTgtcaacttattaatttatttatcatataaaaatcttttaatataattaataatcataaaatatctttatacttaaattataagtaaattatatatttaaattacaattgtacaaatataatttttacatatgtatatttttattaccatacatttgtatttatttaaattgtttcataatataatcaattaataatatataatatatatacctaAGAAAGATCTGAGATTTTTCAATCTAATTGCCGCCTATATTTATCATTTTGgtcccccttttttttattaatctataattaaacctttacattttattcaatttagtctttttttactaattactctaaattaagcaaaattcacttaataaaaatctaattaaccactcaattaactttttaaatatttttaataaatatttacaaattcatttttcaaaaacagAAACCCAATAATACACTTTTCTGATAAccgtaaaattcgggtcattacaagtCTTGAGATTGACGTTCCTTCTATCTCAATTTCTACACTTAATGCATCAAGGGgttaactctgataccaattatgAATTCAATGATTTTGCCTTTTAGATCTTCATTTAGTCGTAACTCGACAAACTTACtacaattataaattataaatggaaCATAAAAGTTTGATTATGCTTTTCGGAAACTTCCCACTTCTGCTTAAAGAGTAGTCCAATATAAATAAACAAGTACCATTGTTTTCAAAACCAAACTAGACTGAACAATTAGACTGGTTGGGTTGAGAATTAGTTGGGGTACCAATCTAGAATAAGGGGTTGGATCAATTGACCTGCGAACAAATGGGATATGTTGAAccaattttctatattttaatatacttttaaattgttttaataatttatttaattgaatcgcACAAACCGATTGAATTGAGAACTGATGGTCTGATTGGTTTAAGCACCACCTTGGTTTTGAAAGCCTCAACAAGTACAAGATGAGATTTAAGTTCAATTCACTGACAAAGTTACAACATCACTCCTATACTCAATTTAGATCAATCTCTCCTCTAAAACTGTTAGATCAATCTCTCCTCTGAAACTCTCCCATTGAAAGCTTAGTTGTAAACTTGAACAGAATTAAGTGCTCTGTCTAAACTCATCAATAAAACAATGACAAACCTTTTCTTAAATAAACGTGTAATGACATGCTAAAGTGCAATAAATATGAACCACTATCTCCTCAAAACTATTTAATTCTTCAAATATGAAAACttcaattacattaatactttatTCAATTAAGTTTTCAATATGGacacaattaaaattatttaattattttataaaaataaaatttaatactttttattatacaaaaataaaattcaatactttgtttttgttaaattagaaaatgtataaattatatatatttaaaataacaatttaattgactttatatattttcaaagcaaaatattACTGTTTATAGCTATCACTTATCTTAATTATAACCgtttcatatttaaataaaatatttttacaaaatttttatgtttaaaattaataTCTATATATAGTCGGAAACCGAATTAAGCATCttgttaatatttaaaaaatattattatttggttgcTAAATTTTGGGACATCTTAGATGGGTTGAATCTTTCATTAGACCGGAGTTTTGagaacatttcaattcaaactaACAGCTTTGAAGTTGTTCACAccattcaaaaagaaaatctagGGAGTCTCAAGTTAGCATTGGAATATTCAACATGTTCCTCAAGAAGAAAATAATTGTGCAAATAACTTGATTAAGACAATCATGATAGGATAATAAGACTTCACTTTTTAGAAGATCTCCACTTGAGGGATCAGATTAAtttcttttagttattttactttgtttcaaaaaaaaaacatctattaatattaatttttatatttaattaactttttcCATATTAATGACAATATTAaccaaaattcatttaataaagcTTCTCATTTTGGTGAAACGAATGCTCACCCAATTTTGACTTCAACATGGGGTGAAGTCACCCACTTATTAATGGGATAATATCAAATTTGatatcttttaataattaattatttaatttattttttattaatgaaaaaaagtgtatatatatatttttatctttcttaaataaaattaataattcaatttcaaccgttttaataaatattatttttttagttttaattttaatcctcctaatttttttaattttatttccaaaTCCATTTGTAACTTCTTCATTTTTAATATAGTGATTTGTAAAGTTAGGAAAAAGAATTAAGGTTGATTTAATTGATgattaaacattatttaattattaaaaaaatacattcaaTGAATACTTACCCAAATTTGACTTCAACCAGAACCAGGGTGAAGTCAGGGGAAGGCCTTTGGCAACCTTGTTTAATGGGGTACTTCCATTAATAATTAATGAATTATATCTTGAACCCTTCAAAAAGttgataattcaatttaaactcttctaataaataattttaatttttattccttgaaacttatatttaattattattagaaaattttggtaaaaaaacTCATCAATTTCTTCCAATTTCGATATTGAACGAATTGGTCTCTCATAAAAAAGTCAAACAATTTAATCTTATCAATTTCGAAAGTAAGCAAAAAATTTAGTATAGATTAAATTGTTATGATTTTTTTAGAGAGATAAATTTGCTCAATATCGAAATTGAGAAGGATTAGATTggtatttttaccaaaaaaaattagatttgatCTATATAAAAGGAAACTAGTATGAAAGTAGAAGGAAAGAAAGGGAGAAGGTTATAAAAGCTTTAATGAACTTCCCATGCAAAACATCACCTCCATTACGCATAATAGGCAAATGCAGTCGCCCCAAAAAAAAGCCTTTCTTTTTTGTTGAAATTATAGTGTATGTAAAGTGAAACAGATTACCGGCTTTCCTTTTCTTATGTTTTCTTCCATTACCCTCCCTCAACCTCAAGAACCAATTCACAAATTCTCTGCGAATTTTCATTTAGTTGCTGGTCTATACTCTTAGATATGATTGAAAGCAGCATAAAAGagttttaaacaaaaagaaatggGAAGTTggttgtttttgtttcttgttgggTTGTTTTTGGCTGCTTCTGTTAGTGGCGTTGGCTCTCGTAATGTAACGTATGATGGAAGGTCGTTGATCATCGACGGCCAACACAAGATTCTCTTCTCTGGTTCAATTCACTATCCTCGTAGTACTCCTcaggtatgtatgtatgtatgtatgtatgtatgtatgtatgtacaaTAATCTTCACTGTTACATTAATCTTTGAACCTTTCTTGAATGATTTACTGGGTTTTAGCCTGGAAAAAAAAGAACAGAACTTGTTTGGTAAAATAGTCAAATACTTAATCTACAAGTTTTCAAGTTCGTGccaaactttttttcttttattgtttcttGATCTTCAACAGTTCACCAAATCGGTTTGACATTTGTtctacatttggtggtatcaataTTCCCGGTTTGACTGCTCTCTATCATGACTAAAATGCTTATTGTTCTTTACTGACagatagaatattaaaatactcaAATTGGGTTTCATTTGTGATGGTTTCAGGGGGATTCACTTGAATTTTTTAGTAGCTCACTGAgtaatttcattcattttaagcACCTAAAACATGCCTTTGCTTTTTTAAACTAGTAACTATGGTTGAACAAGATCTTGTATAGCAATTTTGGTTTTTAGGTTTTCttacattttctttaaaataatcataacatGGATTAATGCTAAATAACTTGCAGATGTGGCCATCTTTGATAGCCAAGGCCAAAGCTGGAGGATTAGATGTCATTGAAACCTTGGTGTTTTGGAACCTACATGAACCCCAACCAGAACAGGTTGCCATTAATAACTATAATGTTCTTTATCTTTATATGTATTGTTGAgcaaaaaaaggaagaagaaaaaacccCATAGATTGTAAAGCGGTTGAGATCATTGTTCTGCAGTTTGATTTTAGTGGACAACGGGATATAGTAAGGTTCATTAAGGAAATTCAAGCACAAGGTCTATACGCATGCATTAGGATTGGACCCTTTATTCAAGGCGAATGGTCttatgggtaattagattacttTCTGCAGTACTTAAAAAACCTGAAATCCTACTTAATCTTCCTTGGCCTAAAGCTAGAGGTTTGCAGGGGTCTGCCATTTTGGCTGCATGATATTCCAGGCATTGTTTATAGATCCGATAATGAGCCCTTCAAGGTGAGTACTTCAGTTTCTTACTTGCTATGGAAATGTTCAGTTCAGGGTTCTGAAAGACAGTACCAATCATTGATGCTGCCCTTCTTTTTGGTATGATGGCAGTATCAAATGAAGAAGTTTGTGTCCAAGATAGTGAACATGATGAAAGCAGAAAAATTATACGCTTCTCAAGGAGGACCAATTATTCTATCACAGGTTTAAGTCCAGAAAAATGAAACTATTTTATCATTTTGTTTTCAACTAATACTTTTTTTGTGACTCTAGCTGTTTCTTTGAATGCAGATTGAAAACGAGTATGGAATGGTAGAGGCCGCATTTAGAGATAAAGGGCCTCCTTATCTTCGTTGGGCTGCAGAGATGGCAGTGGGGCTTCAAACTGGTGTACCATGGGTGATGTGCAAGCAAAATAATGCTCCTGACCCTGTGGTTGGTCTTCAATCACTTCGGACAGATTTTATAACCCTGATTATACGTTCCCATGATAATAATTTTGAATGACCTTCCATAATAATTTGAACTCTTTCTTTGAGTTGAATTTCCCCATCAGCTTTTCATTTTAGTGTACAATTGAGTGGTGATAGATTAACGCATGCAATGGGAGGCGATGTGGGGAGACATTTCCTGGGCCTAACTCACCAAATAAGCCAGCAATATGGACAGAGAACTGGACAAGCTTGTATGTTTTTGTCGATATCTTTGTATCTTTCCCTGTGCATTGATGATTACCGAGTTAAAAGTATACAAACAAATACTACTTGAGCCCCTTTTATAGATGAGATCTTTGaaaagatatattttttaaattttgatgaagTTATCAAGTATATGGTGATGAACCAGACATCAGATCAGCTGAAGACATAGCATTCCATGTTGCACTATTCATTGCAAAGAAAGGCAGCTATGTGAATTATTATATGGTATGAAAATCTTTTCTAGATCTTCACCACTTGGTTAAATTTGTATTTCACATATTATTTAAGTCCATGGTCATATGGAGATGAAATATGAATCCAGCTAATTGTATAGCTTTAATACCTTGTTGTAGTACCATGGTGGAACTAACTTCGGAAGAACTGCTGCTGCGTATTTACTGACAAGTTATTACGATCAAGCTCCTCTTGATGAGTATGGTAAGTACAAATAAATCACATTTAACCTCTATTCAAATCTCTAGAATGACAGCTTTTTTAACTTGTTAAGATTTCTTTCAGGTTTGTTTAGGCAGCCAAAATGGGGCCACCTTAAAGAGTTACATGCTGCAATCAAATTTTGTTTAAACCCTATGCTCTCTGGAGTATATACCAGTATGGCTTTGGGAAAATCACAAGAAGTAAGAACATTGATCAAAATCGAACTCAAGAATTTTCTCTCTTTTAAACTTTTGGGGACCAACTAATCAAGAACATATTTCTAACTTTTGTTGGTAACAGGCCTTTGTTTACAGAGGGAATTCAGTCGACTGTGCTGCTTTTCTGGTAAATAATGACACAAGGAAGACTGTTGTAGTAACATTTCAAGATTCATTGTATGAGCTGCCTCCGAAATCAATCAGCATCCTACCAGACTGCAAGACTGTGGCCTTCAACACTGCTAAGGTGTAGTTAAAATCCAAAATGATCAATTGCATAATTTGAGAGTTAAATCATACATGAATACTGTCATCTTATGCCAAGTTTTTTCTTAAATACATATCCATACATGGATATGAGGGTGTGATCCTCAAAAGCATACCATATTAGACAGCTACCTATATCTAACACTCATTTCAAAGTCTGGATAACAGTTAAGCACACAATACAACACCAGAGCGGTGGAAACAAGTAAGAAGCTAGATTCAATTGTAAAATGGGAAGAATATAAGGAAACTATCCCTACTTTTGATGACACATCTTTAAGAGCCGACATGTTATTGGAGCACATGAATACGACAAAAGACAATTCAGATTATCTTTGGTACACCTTCAGGTAAGGTTCAAAAGGGGTTTTACTTCATTAATCAAATTTGATTGTAAACTTTAAGATGTAACCTGCCTTCATGTCTGAAAATACTTGCCATATAATCtatatatttctttaaatatgttagGTTTCAGAATGATTTTTCTGATGCTGAATATGTGCTTAATGTGACCTCTTCTGCCCATGTATTACATGCCTTTGTAAATGGATCATTTGTAGGTGAGCCTTATAATAATCACTTTAAGCAGTTTTTTTTTTCCTGAagattatatatttgaatttaatcttTTGATCCTGCAACAATGTGATGAGAATCTTTTTGTTTTGTTCCTTCATTGTACTTTCTTCTTTAGGTTCTACTCATGGAAGTTTTAAGACTAAAACTCCCATCCTAGAGATTAAAATTACTTTAAATAAAGGAACAAACTATATCTCCTTGCTTAGCGGAATGGTTGGATTACCGGTAATCGTCAAATACTATTCCCTTGTTTCCTCATATCTTAATGAATAATTAATGTATAAGTGTATACATCACATGTCAGCTTAATCCTTATAGGTTTACCTTTGATTGTCTTTATAGGATTCAGGAGCATACCTTGAGAGAAGGGTGGCTGGAATTAACACTGTGAAGGTTAAGGGTGAACATGAAATTAAGGACTTTACCAGATACTCATGGGGATATCAGGTATGCATGCAAGCATGCATGTATTAATATGGCACTAAGGATCCATGTCAGAGTTGCTAAACAGATTAATGACTGAAGAATTTACTGATACAAATGAATTTCTTCTGAAGGTTGGATTGTTAGGTGAGAAATTACAAGTATATACTGATTCTGGatcaaataaagtaaaatggaaTACATATGGAAGCTCAACTCATCAGCGGTTAACATGGTACAGGGTATGAAAGGCTGTTTTATCCTAGTAATGATTCAAAATTATGAAC comes from the Gossypium hirsutum isolate 1008001.06 chromosome A06, Gossypium_hirsutum_v2.1, whole genome shotgun sequence genome and includes:
- the LOC121230381 gene encoding beta-galactosidase 16, whose amino-acid sequence is MGSWLFLFLVGLFLAASVSGVGSRNVTYDGRSLIIDGQHKILFSGSIHYPRSTPQMWPSLIAKAKAGGLDVIETLVFWNLHEPQPEQFDFSGQRDIVRFIKEIQAQGLYACIRIGPFIQGEWSYGGLPFWLHDIPGIVYRSDNEPFKYQMKKFVSKIVNMMKAEKLYASQGGPIILSQIENEYGMVEAAFRDKGPPYLRWAAEMAVGLQTGVPWVMCKQNNAPDPVINACNGRRCGETFPGPNSPNKPAIWTENWTSFYQVYGDEPDIRSAEDIAFHVALFIAKKGSYVNYYMYHGGTNFGRTAAAYLLTSYYDQAPLDEYGLFRQPKWGHLKELHAAIKFCLNPMLSGVYTSMALGKSQEAFVYRGNSVDCAAFLVNNDTRKTVVVTFQDSLYELPPKSISILPDCKTVAFNTAKLSTQYNTRAVETSKKLDSIVKWEEYKETIPTFDDTSLRADMLLEHMNTTKDNSDYLWYTFRFQNDFSDAEYVLNVTSSAHVLHAFVNGSFVGSTHGSFKTKTPILEIKITLNKGTNYISLLSGMVGLPDSGAYLERRVAGINTVKVKGEHEIKDFTRYSWGYQVGLLGEKLQVYTDSGSNKVKWNTYGSSTHQRLTWYRTLFDAPAGKDPVTLNLESMGKGEAWINGQSIGRYWVSFLTPKGIPSQTRYNVPRSFLKRTDNLLIILEEENGYPLGISIDTISITKVCGHVSESHLPPVISWQGQNKTEHNNSKKHHGRRPKVQLQCPPGRNISRILFASYGNPTGDCENNAIGSCHSFTSLPTIEEACMGKRICTIPVWSKKFGNDPCPGIPKTLLVDAQCT